A genomic segment from Micromonospora echinaurantiaca encodes:
- a CDS encoding FAD-dependent oxidoreductase — protein sequence MAASTPHVLVIGAGTGGLCLAHGLRRAGISVAVYERYRTRGEGLLGYRVGIGPTGSRALRECLPPELFDTYLATCARSPRYFNVISQRMRQTASFELRPDTDPVDTERSVARMTLRQVLLTGMEDVVHFDKTFIRYEQRDDGTVTAHFADGSTATGDLLVAADGTHSAVRHQYLPHAVTRDAGTINIATRIPLTPHTRGLLPERIRRGISLIFGAGGMMGVLHVMEFKWDRDGAVKPEVSAADAAVLARWPGLAHDNTRDNINLVIWSTARRFPADVMRRRGEELIRLALELTRGWHPNLRELLACGDPDSALPIRVSTSEPVPPWKSSTVTLLGDAIHTMTPGRGVGANTALRDAALLCRQLRLAAAGDKPLVQAVADYETVMVPYGFARVADSLNRSGTNGDDRMYHPLFGRLALLGARGYFTVTSRVPRLRRKFVDDFYTYRGEED from the coding sequence ATGGCCGCCAGCACACCGCACGTCCTGGTCATCGGCGCCGGCACCGGCGGGCTCTGCCTGGCGCACGGGCTGCGCCGCGCCGGGATCAGCGTCGCCGTCTACGAGCGGTACCGCACCCGCGGCGAGGGGCTGCTCGGCTACCGGGTCGGCATCGGCCCGACCGGCAGCCGGGCGCTGCGCGAGTGCCTGCCGCCGGAGCTGTTCGACACCTACCTCGCCACCTGCGCCCGGTCGCCGCGGTACTTCAACGTGATCAGCCAGCGGATGCGCCAGACCGCGTCGTTCGAACTGCGGCCGGACACCGACCCGGTCGACACCGAACGCTCGGTGGCCCGGATGACGCTGCGCCAGGTCCTGCTGACCGGCATGGAGGACGTGGTGCACTTCGACAAGACCTTTATCCGCTACGAGCAGCGCGACGACGGCACCGTCACCGCCCACTTCGCCGACGGCAGCACCGCCACCGGAGACCTGCTGGTCGCCGCGGACGGCACCCACTCGGCGGTCCGCCACCAGTACCTGCCGCACGCGGTCACCCGGGACGCCGGCACGATCAACATCGCCACCCGGATCCCGCTCACCCCACACACCCGCGGCCTGCTGCCGGAACGGATCCGCCGGGGCATCTCGCTGATCTTCGGCGCCGGCGGGATGATGGGCGTGCTGCACGTGATGGAGTTCAAGTGGGACCGCGACGGCGCGGTGAAGCCGGAGGTCAGCGCGGCCGACGCGGCCGTGCTGGCCCGCTGGCCGGGGCTGGCGCACGACAACACCCGGGACAACATCAACCTGGTCATCTGGAGCACCGCCCGCCGGTTCCCCGCCGACGTGATGCGCCGCCGCGGCGAGGAGCTGATCCGGCTCGCCCTGGAACTCACCCGCGGCTGGCACCCGAACCTGCGCGAGCTGCTGGCCTGCGGCGACCCGGACAGCGCCCTGCCGATCAGGGTGAGCACCTCGGAACCGGTGCCGCCGTGGAAGAGCAGCACCGTGACGCTGCTCGGCGACGCCATCCACACCATGACCCCGGGCCGCGGGGTGGGTGCGAACACCGCGCTGCGCGACGCCGCCCTGCTCTGCCGGCAGCTGCGGCTGGCCGCCGCCGGCGACAAGCCGCTGGTGCAGGCGGTCGCCGACTACGAGACGGTGATGGTGCCGTACGGGTTCGCCCGGGTCGCCGACTCGCTGAACCGCAGCGGCACCAACGGCGACGACCGGATGTACCACCCGCTGTTCGGCCGGCTCGCGCTGCTCGGCGCCCGTGGCTACTTCACCGTCACCAGCCGGGTGCCCCGGCTGCGCCGCAAGTTCGTCGACGACTTCTACACCTACCGGGGCGAGGAGGACTGA
- a CDS encoding TcmI family type II polyketide cyclase — translation MDRSLIVAKVVPTAEARVAEIFAESDATELPRLVGVRHRSLYRLHDLYVHLLETELPGDAAVETARGHPEFERVSARLRPYVSPYLPDWRSPRDAMARCFYRFDAAPAGRPS, via the coding sequence ATGGACCGTTCGCTCATCGTCGCGAAGGTGGTACCGACCGCCGAGGCGCGGGTCGCCGAGATCTTCGCCGAGTCCGACGCGACCGAGCTGCCACGCCTGGTCGGGGTCCGGCACCGGTCGCTGTACCGGCTGCACGACCTCTACGTGCACCTGCTGGAGACCGAACTGCCGGGCGACGCGGCGGTGGAGACGGCCCGCGGCCACCCCGAGTTCGAGCGGGTCAGCGCGCGGCTGCGGCCATACGTCTCGCCGTACCTGCCGGACTGGCGCTCACCGCGGGACGCCATGGCCCGCTGCTTCTACCGCTTCGACGCCGCGCCCGCCGGACGGCCGTCGTGA
- the accB gene encoding acetyl-CoA carboxylase biotin carboxyl carrier protein: MTAARTGSSPDTATPPPRSGPPAADASPDRVDAVLAGLRRQARQLVAELAGPVRRVRLRSGQTVLEVEWHGPSAPAAGPAPAPRPAPEPTAGPVAPAAGGDGPARSTVRSPIVGTFYRAPEPGAAPFVAVGDLVRPGQVVGIVEAMKLMNEVTADRAGRVVEMLAEDGQPVEYDQPLVALEPA, encoded by the coding sequence GTGACCGCCGCGCGCACCGGGAGTTCGCCGGACACGGCCACCCCGCCGCCCCGCTCCGGCCCGCCGGCAGCCGACGCGAGTCCGGACCGGGTGGACGCCGTGCTGGCCGGGCTGCGCCGGCAGGCCCGGCAGCTCGTCGCCGAGCTGGCCGGACCGGTGCGGCGGGTCCGGCTGCGCAGCGGGCAGACCGTGCTGGAGGTGGAGTGGCACGGCCCCTCCGCCCCGGCCGCAGGACCCGCGCCGGCACCCCGGCCGGCGCCCGAACCCACCGCCGGGCCGGTGGCGCCGGCCGCGGGCGGGGACGGGCCGGCCCGGAGCACCGTGCGCTCGCCGATCGTGGGCACCTTCTACCGCGCGCCGGAACCCGGCGCCGCGCCGTTCGTCGCCGTCGGCGACCTGGTCCGGCCGGGCCAGGTGGTCGGCATCGTCGAGGCGATGAAGCTGATGAACGAGGTGACCGCGGACCGGGCCGGGCGGGTGGTCGAGATGCTGGCCGAGGACGGCCAGCCGGTGGAGTACGACCAGCCGCTGGTCGCCCTGGAACCGGCCTGA
- a CDS encoding AfsR/SARP family transcriptional regulator: MAAYPSVPTAGGRPGAGISLHLLGGFQLLHADAPVVVPRGLQRVIALIGLRPGVTRSNLAGLLWPDAPEERALSSLRTALWRLRQDPCCPLDTSGDTLRLDPLVRVDVDDLVGTAARVRDGDDPGTAAGALCAGRHDLLPGWYDDWVLLERERLRQLRLHMLEQVACQHLAAGRHGEALEAALEAMAAEPLRETPHRLVVRIHLAEGNAFEAVHAYYVYRDLLRRELHLEPSAAMSALLADTLAPIRQASGDARPRPRRDPATRGATR; this comes from the coding sequence GTGGCCGCTTATCCATCCGTGCCGACCGCCGGGGGACGTCCCGGCGCCGGCATCTCGCTGCACCTGCTCGGCGGTTTCCAGCTGCTGCACGCCGACGCGCCGGTGGTGGTGCCGCGCGGCCTGCAACGGGTCATCGCGCTGATCGGGCTGCGCCCCGGAGTCACCCGCAGCAACCTGGCCGGGCTGCTCTGGCCGGACGCGCCGGAGGAGCGGGCGCTGTCCTCGCTGCGGACGGCGCTGTGGCGGCTGCGCCAGGACCCCTGCTGCCCGCTGGACACCAGCGGCGACACGCTGCGGCTCGACCCGCTGGTGCGGGTCGACGTGGACGACCTGGTCGGCACGGCCGCCCGGGTCCGCGACGGCGACGACCCCGGCACCGCCGCCGGGGCGCTCTGCGCCGGCCGGCACGACCTGCTCCCCGGCTGGTACGACGACTGGGTGCTGTTGGAGCGGGAGCGGCTGCGCCAGCTGCGGCTGCACATGCTGGAACAGGTGGCGTGCCAGCACCTGGCGGCCGGCCGGCACGGCGAGGCGCTGGAGGCCGCTCTGGAGGCGATGGCCGCCGAGCCACTACGGGAGACCCCGCACCGGCTGGTGGTCCGCATCCACCTCGCCGAGGGCAACGCCTTCGAGGCGGTGCACGCCTACTACGTCTACCGGGACCTGCTGCGCCGGGAGCTGCACCTGGAACCGTCGGCGGCGATGAGCGCCCTGCTCGCCGACACCCTCGCGCCGATCCGGCAGGCCAGCGGCGACGCCCGGCCCCGCCCCCGCCGCGACCCGGCCACCCGCGGCGCGACCCGCTGA
- a CDS encoding TcmI family type II polyketide cyclase, translated as MSRLLIVSRIIPGAEGRVAQIFAESDATELPTLTGVRHRSLYCLHDLCVHLMETAEVDPDALAEARNHPLYRQVNERLSAHTSPYLPTWRSPRDAIAGCFYRWDAASAPAPRPAG; from the coding sequence ATGAGCCGTCTACTGATCGTCAGCAGGATCATCCCGGGCGCGGAGGGACGGGTGGCGCAGATCTTCGCCGAGTCCGACGCGACCGAACTGCCCACCCTGACCGGTGTCCGGCACCGGTCCCTGTACTGCCTGCACGACCTGTGCGTACACCTGATGGAAACCGCGGAGGTCGACCCGGACGCGCTGGCCGAGGCGCGCAACCATCCGCTCTACCGCCAGGTCAACGAGCGGCTCTCGGCGCACACCTCGCCGTACCTGCCGACCTGGCGCTCGCCGCGGGACGCCATCGCCGGCTGCTTCTACCGGTGGGACGCGGCGTCGGCGCCCGCGCCGCGACCGGCCGGGTGA
- a CDS encoding acetyl-CoA carboxylase carboxyltransferase subunit alpha: MTATAPREAQLWSRCAGCATLLYRKRLHRNLDVCPECGTHARLGAPDRLRQLVDPGSFTMLPDRPAEVDPIGFVDVLPYPHRLTAARAGTGLAEAVLCGTATIGRHPCALAVMDFRFLGGSLGSAVGELITRAAERALADRIPLVLVTASGGARMQEGALSLMQMATVSQAVAALREAGLLTVSVLTDPTYGGVAASFATNTDVVIAESGARMGFAGPRVIRQVTGRALPDGFQTADFLLRHGQVDMVVPRRALRSRLTALLAAARAARRPDPAPDVRPSQPAAVDPATASSASAAGGPAGDAWATVRAARHPDRPTTLDYLESAFDDFVELHGDRLGGDCPAVVGGLARLAGHPVMVIGHQKGHTTAELVARNFGMASPAGHRKALRLMRLAARLGLPVVTLVDTPGADPGVAAEQQGQAAAIAENILALTMLPTPVVAVITGEGGSGGALALAVADRVLMLRHAVYSVISPEGCAAILWPDRGAAPQAARALRLTAPDLCRLGVVDEVVPEPDPAAQDDPEAAGRLLRVALLANLTPLLEVAPATLVRRRRQRFRRFGAAGVRAGAR, encoded by the coding sequence GTGACCGCCACCGCGCCCCGGGAGGCGCAGCTCTGGTCCCGCTGCGCCGGCTGCGCCACGCTGCTGTACCGCAAGCGGCTGCACCGCAACCTCGACGTGTGCCCCGAATGCGGCACGCACGCCCGGCTCGGCGCGCCCGACCGGCTGCGCCAGCTGGTCGACCCCGGCTCGTTCACCATGCTGCCCGACCGTCCGGCCGAGGTGGATCCGATCGGCTTCGTCGACGTGCTGCCGTACCCGCACCGGCTCACCGCAGCCCGCGCCGGCACCGGGCTGGCCGAGGCGGTGCTCTGCGGCACCGCCACCATCGGCCGGCACCCCTGCGCGCTCGCGGTGATGGACTTCCGCTTCCTCGGCGGCAGCCTCGGCAGCGCGGTCGGTGAGCTGATCACCCGCGCCGCCGAGCGGGCCCTGGCCGACCGGATCCCGCTGGTCCTGGTCACCGCCTCCGGCGGGGCGCGGATGCAGGAGGGTGCCCTGTCGCTGATGCAGATGGCCACGGTCAGCCAGGCCGTCGCCGCGTTGCGCGAGGCGGGCCTGCTCACGGTCAGCGTGCTCACCGACCCGACGTACGGGGGAGTGGCGGCGTCCTTCGCGACCAACACCGACGTGGTGATCGCCGAAAGCGGCGCCCGGATGGGCTTCGCCGGCCCCCGGGTGATCCGCCAGGTCACCGGCCGGGCACTGCCCGACGGCTTCCAGACCGCCGACTTCCTGCTGCGGCACGGGCAGGTGGACATGGTGGTGCCCCGGCGGGCCCTGCGGAGCCGGCTGACCGCGCTGCTCGCCGCGGCCCGGGCCGCCCGCCGGCCCGACCCGGCTCCGGACGTACGCCCGTCGCAGCCGGCCGCCGTGGACCCGGCGACCGCCAGCTCGGCGTCGGCGGCCGGCGGCCCGGCCGGCGACGCCTGGGCAACCGTCCGCGCCGCCCGGCACCCGGACCGGCCGACCACCCTGGACTACCTGGAGTCGGCGTTCGACGACTTCGTCGAGCTGCACGGCGACCGGCTCGGCGGGGACTGCCCGGCGGTGGTCGGCGGCCTGGCCCGGCTGGCCGGCCACCCGGTGATGGTGATCGGCCACCAGAAGGGGCACACCACCGCCGAGCTGGTTGCCCGAAACTTCGGCATGGCCAGCCCGGCCGGGCACCGTAAGGCGCTGCGGCTGATGCGGCTCGCCGCGCGGCTCGGCCTGCCCGTGGTGACCCTGGTGGACACCCCCGGCGCGGATCCCGGCGTGGCCGCCGAGCAGCAGGGCCAGGCGGCCGCCATCGCGGAGAACATCCTGGCGCTGACCATGCTGCCCACCCCGGTCGTCGCGGTGATCACCGGGGAGGGCGGCAGCGGCGGGGCGCTGGCCCTGGCCGTCGCCGACCGGGTGTTGATGCTCCGGCACGCGGTCTACTCGGTGATCAGCCCCGAGGGCTGCGCGGCGATCCTCTGGCCGGACCGCGGGGCGGCCCCGCAGGCGGCCCGCGCGTTGCGGCTCACCGCGCCCGACCTGTGCCGGCTCGGGGTGGTGGACGAGGTGGTGCCGGAGCCGGACCCCGCGGCGCAGGACGATCCGGAGGCAGCCGGCCGACTGCTGCGGGTGGCCCTGCTGGCCAACCTCACCCCGCTGCTGGAGGTGGCCCCGGCGACGCTGGTGCGCCGGCGGCGGCAGCGGTTCCGGCGCTTCGGCGCGGCCGGCGTCCGGGCGGGTGCCCGGTGA